CCGCACAAGGATTGCGAAGATATAATAACAGCCCGGCCGTTGAATTCGGCACGGGCTGTATCTCGTAATATTCATGTCGTTGTTACCTTATCTGGATCGCAGAGGGCTGTTAGTGATCTCTGGATCGCAGGAACCTCCCGTCTCATTAAGAGGGGCACTCTCTCCCGTAGGATGAAGGAATTGTTCCATTAGTTCCGGGTGTCCGGCATAGGGCCGTTCACGGCGCTTACGGGTGGCTGTAACCCGGAAACCCGCCAGATACAGCAAGCATTGGGTAGCCAAAACGTATGGTGAGGCCTCGTTCCAGATCAGATTAAACAGGGCTGAAGCTACAATCAGCAGATGCAGTATGGTATAGATCACACCATGCGTTCTTCTTCTGGAATCCATCAATAGTCGGTAGAAGGAGATTGTGGCAATCATGTTGGAGAGCCATAAGCACCATACCTCGGGGTTTGTCCAGGCAGGGGATTGCCTTAGTTCCTGGACGAGAATCGTCGTCCATAGGATCGCGGCACCCAGTGAAAGGGCAGGTACGGCAGGTTTCAAGAGCAGCCACAATCCCATACCCCAACCGGGTTTCTCGAGCCGCCCAACCAGTTCGTCGCGCTCCTTCATAAGTCTGTTGATCTCGCGGTCCAGCAGCTTGTGAAGCGTTGTTAATCTGGATTCATCACGATCGCTAAGAAAGGTATCAATCTGTTCGTGGAGCTCCCGCGTCAACAGGTCAGCGGATTTGCATTCCTGCAGAAGCCGGATCAACAGGTCGTCGGGGACAGCCGTTCGGGTCGGTCGATTGATGAGGGTTCCCAGTGGTCCGGCCAGTCTGGTATAAATCGTCAAGGATTGACGAATGCGAGCGAGTGAATCCTTCCGTGCACCCAATAGCCGGGATGCACTGTATATGTACAGGCCCGAAAATATTGCAGTGGCAAGAAGCACGGCCACGAGCGTGTCCAGTGAGCCCAAGATATCAACCATCCATTCCGTAAGGGACAAGCGGACCCCTCCTTCAATATTCTACCTTTCACTATTGCACAACAAGGGAGGGATTTCAAGCCGATTCGGTAACAGGCAGCTAGGGAGAGCATAGGGGGTTGCGTATAACGTTACGTCATATCCTATAGTCATCTTAGGAGGGGATTGAAGTGAAACGAAAAAAAGGATGGGTGATCTTAGGTAGCATTCTCATTGCGATACTAGCTATACTGACGGTAATAGGCTTTCTATTCAGAGATGAGGGGTCGTTAAGCGGTTTTATTACAGAGGATGGGCAGAAGGAATATGCGGTGGCTTATGATGAGGCGATGAATCACTTACCAGAACCGGTTGAATCGATTAAGGTTAATACCGATTTTGGCGTGGTGCAGCTCTACAAGTTCCGGGAGAGCGATACACCGTATAAAACACCCTTGTTACTGCTTCCCGGAAAAGGATCTGCTACACCCATGTGGGAGGCCAATCTAAGCGGTTTTTTAGAACACCGGCCTGTATATACCCTTGATTTGATAGGAGAGCCGGGTTTAAGCACAGAAACCAGACGGATTGAAACTGCTGCGGACCAAGCAGCATGGTTAGGGCAAGTGCTGGATCAGCTGCCGGAATCAGAGATCCACCTGTTAGGGCTGTCGTTCGGCGGGTGGAGTGCGGCAAATGTGGCGCTCAAGCATCCTGAGAAGATTCAATCGCTCATATTGCTGGACCCTGTCTATGTGTTTGGCCCCATTCCACTGAAAATGATACTGGTATCCATTCCGGCGTCTGTGCCCATGGTGCCCAAACCGATCCGGGAGAAAATGCTCAGCTATATATCCGGCGGGGCTGAAGTTGATGACAGCGACCCGACCGCCAAATTAATCGAAACCGGTATGCGGACATTCAAGAGCAAGCTGCCCATGCCGGAAGCCATCAAGCCTGAACGATTAGCTGAGCTGACGATACCGGTGCTCGGTATTTTAGCTGGACAATCGACGATGCACCATGCTGAAAAGTCGTATCAAACGGGGATGGATTCCCTGAAAGACCCTAATAGCGAGATGGTCGTATTTGAAGATGCCTCGCATGCAATTAACGGGGAATACCCTAAAGAGTTACTGGAAACGATAGAAGCTTTTTTAGCAAAAATCGAGTAAGGGACGGGAAGGGATGGGTTCATGGGAAGAAAATATTCCGTAAAAGAAATCAGTCAATTGTCGGGAATAACTCCGCGAACCATTCAGTATTACGATAATGAAGGAATTCTTAAGGCGGAGCGAGATGAGCTGGGACATAGAGTATATTATGATAAGCAGCTGTATGTACTTGAACAGATTATGTTCTATAGAGCCATCGGTTTCTCTTTAAGCAAGATCAAAGAACAATTGATCGTGGGCACGGGGGAGCAGGATATCGAGACCATTTTAGATTATCAGGAGTCAGTCCTTTATTCACAGAAAGAGAGCATTCAAGCCAAGCTTGACGGATTGCATGTCGCAAAGGAAATGATGAAAGAAGGGTACAACGTACCCTGGGAGCTGTTAGCCCATCTCATGCGTTCGTTGAATGAGGTCGATATGTCGGCTTGGAAAGAATACGAATTTTCGGAGGAAGACTCGCGGCTATTTCAAAAAGTATTTAACTCTGAGCAGGCGGCATTGGATTTTTACAATACGTTCCGAAAAATATCGCTGCAAGCTGCAGCTTATAAGGCCTCAAACGTTCCCGTCGAGTCCCGTTTAACCAGGACCTTGGCCCAAGAATGGCATCGGATGGTTCAACGTGTGACACATGGCGATGAACAGATTCATGCTGCCTTCTTAGCGGTCGATAGAAATCGGGATCAATGGAACGCTGGAGAGCGTCAGCTTGTAATGGAAGCAGAACAATATTTGCAGGACGTCTTGAAGCGCTATCCTGATCGTGAATGAGCTGCATTACAGCTCGGGTTCTGCTTCCTATGCAGGAAGCTTAAATCGTATTCTACTGTTTACACGGCTAATCGTTTTTTTCTTGGCAAACAATTTTTCCTCAAGGCAACATAAGAGACCGAGCCGCATATAGTATATGAATAAGACGGTAGCATCGAAAGAGAGGGAGGGGCCGGGGTGATGGAAGTGCAGGTAAAAAAAGCGCCGCTGCAACGCGCGAAATTGACGGTCGGTTATGTACTGCTTCTCATGTTGACGGTTTAAGAGCGATCAGGCCTTTACCCGGGTGGAGAGGATGAGTTCCTTCATCTAAAAATATAAAGATGGCGCCAGAGGAAACACCCTCTTGAAACGCCATCTTTTTTATTCCTATTATGAAATAATCGCGATGTTATCGATCGGAGTCATGTAATGCCTTCCAGTACCTGTAGTCATGAATGGCGAACCCGGAGAACGAAGGGTGCTTCTCCGCTTTGATACATACTTTGGACAACTGCTCTTCCATATAGGACGTGCCTTCCTCAAAAAAGGTAATATAAGCTCCCTCATTGCTCGATTTGGTCTCTACGGCAATCAGGGCTTCCTTGCCAAGTTCATCGGCTTCCTTAAGCTCGGCAGCAGCGACGCTGTAAATGTTATCTGCCTGATCACGATAGGCCATAATGACAACCT
Above is a window of Paenibacillus sp. FSL K6-1330 DNA encoding:
- a CDS encoding MerR family transcriptional regulator gives rise to the protein MGRKYSVKEISQLSGITPRTIQYYDNEGILKAERDELGHRVYYDKQLYVLEQIMFYRAIGFSLSKIKEQLIVGTGEQDIETILDYQESVLYSQKESIQAKLDGLHVAKEMMKEGYNVPWELLAHLMRSLNEVDMSAWKEYEFSEEDSRLFQKVFNSEQAALDFYNTFRKISLQAAAYKASNVPVESRLTRTLAQEWHRMVQRVTHGDEQIHAAFLAVDRNRDQWNAGERQLVMEAEQYLQDVLKRYPDRE
- a CDS encoding alpha/beta hydrolase, yielding MKRKKGWVILGSILIAILAILTVIGFLFRDEGSLSGFITEDGQKEYAVAYDEAMNHLPEPVESIKVNTDFGVVQLYKFRESDTPYKTPLLLLPGKGSATPMWEANLSGFLEHRPVYTLDLIGEPGLSTETRRIETAADQAAWLGQVLDQLPESEIHLLGLSFGGWSAANVALKHPEKIQSLILLDPVYVFGPIPLKMILVSIPASVPMVPKPIREKMLSYISGGAEVDDSDPTAKLIETGMRTFKSKLPMPEAIKPERLAELTIPVLGILAGQSTMHHAEKSYQTGMDSLKDPNSEMVVFEDASHAINGEYPKELLETIEAFLAKIE